The following are encoded together in the Terriglobales bacterium genome:
- the cyaY gene encoding iron donor protein CyaY, whose translation MLDELDFRRKADVAVEDLKKRLIAAEDDAAIEVEEQNGVLNVVFEEPPAKFVITPNTPVRQIWISALSTSFKLDWSDMQNDFVLEKTGERLKALVGRLVNQQLGEEAVTLS comes from the coding sequence ATGCTCGACGAGCTCGATTTTCGCCGCAAAGCAGATGTGGCTGTGGAAGACTTGAAGAAGCGCCTGATTGCTGCCGAAGATGATGCCGCGATTGAGGTCGAAGAACAGAATGGCGTGCTGAACGTTGTCTTCGAGGAACCACCGGCGAAGTTCGTCATTACTCCAAACACTCCGGTTCGCCAGATCTGGATCTCTGCTCTCTCCACCAGCTTCAAACTTGACTGGTCAGATATGCAAAATGACTTCGTGTTGGAAAAGACCGGCGAGCGTCTGAAGGCCTTGGTTGGAAGATTGGTAAATCAACAGCTCGGTGAAGAAGCCGTTACCCTCTCCTAA